A stretch of Fibrobacter sp. UWT2 DNA encodes these proteins:
- a CDS encoding glycoside hydrolase family 43 protein translates to MGVLETFRAACVALSLAAVAAFAASVAVHDPSVIVVYKDAGGNSYPENDAAKSRMKYYYIFGTMNGAAYSRDMLDWTPFTPQLSRGGTVYVTGNEARDDYYSVFKAEADYAEHTNSATAKGNLWAPDIVWNKKLKKWCLYFSMAGEDWKSSIVLLTSDKIEGPYEYKGAVVYGGMDKQTAGSAANADYAKVTGSSTIDERYYIASNGVTNLGKWDGGYGSSCIDPNVFYDEDGNLWLLYGSWSGGLFLVKLDESTGLRDYSYKYGNNGAAKWSGTSMLEDPYMGIHVGGGYYVSGEGSYIQYFKDADGNGYYYLFVSYGFYSPEGGYTMRVFRSKDVKGPYVDVDGTPAIFEKFILNYWGNTDRGFPIVANYRWSFWAEDRAEIADGHNSLLRDDDGGMYLVYHRKFNNHTGWHNVETHQLFFNRMGWIVAAPFEYHEGYGLPARALDRSDIAGPYKVIMHNPPRNNPQTWEDSVAVNQEQNMQLNADGTVTGAYTGTWDYDYAKGRSYVTLTLGGTVYEGVVLDQLQNDMSKRTLTFSAMNKAGNRAFWGYRVPKTEVLQDARYYGDSVKVVGKKDFSTAWDAYDEFESVKVSGNFVAEFEFRNKVKSGAENWNNWVLVFRNGGDMWYLRADGYSVETLGGENTVHYWNAWGENWDAFKKMYDGAKVRLRAEKDGYLINVYAFLRGAAKDGSDSLVYAVTATGTPVGDYEILLGADAASFELSRVAYGTLENRIVAGTINDGGEYNVAFNAQKTAEYKVSGDFSATFRFMNYGNKPVYGLADANKVNNWDNYIVRATAGGATTLLRADAFAMDNAGTFDYDFDWNWDDFAGIMRNAEVVMDVSREKDVVTYSARITAQDGKAYHYKAVNRGASTAEMLLGFTCEKSVVDLLSVSVNSVAGDSTQIQVEDPDSSTTSFAVRNGVETGRSLQDMRGAKVYDVRGRLLGTADSPRVKEMRLRKTRQPVFAK, encoded by the coding sequence ATGGGTGTATTGGAAACATTCAGGGCGGCGTGTGTCGCCTTATCTCTCGCGGCTGTTGCCGCATTTGCGGCCTCGGTCGCCGTTCACGATCCTTCCGTCATTGTGGTCTATAAGGACGCGGGCGGGAATTCGTATCCTGAAAACGATGCGGCCAAGTCGCGGATGAAGTATTATTACATATTCGGGACCATGAACGGGGCGGCATATTCCCGCGATATGCTGGACTGGACCCCGTTTACGCCGCAGCTTTCGAGGGGCGGCACGGTGTATGTCACTGGCAACGAGGCCAGGGACGATTACTACAGCGTGTTCAAGGCGGAAGCCGACTATGCGGAACATACGAATTCCGCGACCGCCAAGGGGAACTTGTGGGCGCCCGATATCGTGTGGAACAAGAAGCTGAAAAAGTGGTGCTTGTACTTTTCGATGGCGGGCGAGGACTGGAAAAGTTCCATTGTGCTCCTGACATCCGACAAGATCGAGGGGCCGTACGAGTACAAGGGTGCGGTCGTCTACGGCGGGATGGACAAGCAGACGGCGGGTTCTGCCGCCAATGCCGACTACGCGAAGGTGACGGGTTCTTCGACAATCGACGAGCGTTACTATATCGCAAGCAACGGTGTCACTAATTTGGGCAAGTGGGATGGCGGCTATGGTTCCAGCTGCATCGACCCGAACGTGTTCTACGACGAGGACGGAAACCTGTGGCTCCTGTACGGTTCGTGGAGCGGCGGGCTTTTCCTGGTCAAGCTCGATGAGTCTACCGGTCTCAGGGACTATTCGTACAAGTACGGGAACAACGGCGCGGCCAAGTGGAGCGGGACTTCGATGCTCGAGGACCCTTACATGGGTATCCACGTGGGTGGCGGTTATTATGTGAGTGGCGAGGGTTCGTACATCCAGTATTTCAAGGATGCGGATGGCAATGGCTACTACTACCTGTTCGTGAGTTACGGGTTCTATTCGCCCGAGGGCGGCTACACCATGCGCGTGTTCCGCAGCAAGGACGTGAAGGGGCCCTATGTCGATGTGGATGGGACTCCTGCGATTTTTGAAAAGTTTATCCTGAACTATTGGGGCAATACCGACCGCGGATTCCCGATTGTCGCGAATTACCGCTGGAGTTTCTGGGCCGAAGACCGTGCCGAAATTGCGGATGGGCACAATTCGCTGTTGCGCGACGACGATGGTGGCATGTACCTGGTTTATCACCGCAAGTTCAACAACCATACGGGTTGGCACAATGTCGAGACTCACCAACTGTTCTTTAACAGGATGGGCTGGATTGTGGCGGCACCTTTCGAGTATCACGAGGGTTACGGGCTACCGGCGCGTGCGCTCGACCGCAGCGATATCGCGGGCCCGTACAAGGTGATTATGCATAACCCGCCCAGGAACAACCCGCAGACCTGGGAAGATTCCGTGGCGGTGAACCAGGAACAGAACATGCAGCTCAATGCCGACGGTACGGTGACAGGCGCCTACACGGGAACCTGGGATTACGACTATGCGAAGGGTCGGAGCTACGTGACGCTTACTCTGGGTGGAACTGTCTACGAGGGCGTGGTGCTTGACCAGTTGCAGAACGATATGAGCAAGCGGACGCTTACGTTCTCGGCGATGAACAAGGCGGGGAACCGTGCCTTCTGGGGTTACCGTGTGCCGAAAACCGAAGTGCTGCAGGATGCCCGCTATTACGGCGACAGCGTGAAGGTTGTTGGGAAAAAGGACTTTAGCACGGCATGGGATGCCTATGACGAATTTGAGTCCGTGAAGGTAAGCGGAAACTTTGTCGCGGAATTTGAATTCAGGAACAAGGTAAAGAGCGGAGCCGAAAACTGGAACAACTGGGTGCTCGTCTTTAGGAACGGTGGCGACATGTGGTACCTGCGTGCCGACGGCTATTCCGTGGAAACGCTCGGTGGCGAAAATACGGTGCACTACTGGAATGCCTGGGGTGAAAACTGGGACGCCTTCAAGAAGATGTACGACGGTGCAAAAGTCCGCCTGCGTGCAGAAAAGGACGGCTACCTGATAAATGTGTATGCGTTCTTGCGCGGTGCGGCGAAGGATGGATCCGACTCGCTAGTGTATGCGGTTACGGCTACGGGGACACCGGTTGGTGATTACGAAATATTGCTCGGTGCCGATGCGGCGTCGTTCGAGTTGAGCCGTGTTGCGTACGGGACGCTTGAAAATCGCATCGTGGCGGGTACGATAAACGACGGTGGCGAATACAATGTAGCGTTCAATGCGCAGAAGACGGCTGAATACAAGGTTTCGGGCGACTTTAGCGCAACATTCCGCTTTATGAATTACGGGAACAAGCCGGTCTATGGGCTTGCCGATGCGAACAAGGTAAACAACTGGGACAATTACATTGTGCGTGCGACTGCCGGCGGGGCGACGACGCTGTTGCGTGCCGATGCCTTTGCGATGGATAACGCGGGGACGTTCGATTACGATTTCGACTGGAACTGGGACGATTTCGCTGGCATCATGCGCAACGCCGAAGTGGTGATGGATGTCTCGCGCGAAAAGGATGTCGTTACCTACTCGGCCCGCATCACGGCGCAAGATGGCAAGGCGTATCACTACAAGGCGGTAAACAGGGGCGCATCGACTGCCGAGATGTTGCTCGGGTTTACTTGTGAGAAGAGTGTGGTCGACCTGCTTTCGGTTTCCGTGAATAGCGTGGCGGGCGACAGCACGCAAATCCAGGTGGAAGATCCTGATTCTTCGACCACGTCGTTTGCGGTTCGCAATGGCGTTGAAACGGGACGCAGCCTGCAGGATATGCGTGGTGCGAAGGTTTACGATGTTCGCGGTCGCCTTCTGGGAACTGCGGACAGCCCGCGGGTAAAGGAAATGCGTTTGCGCAAGACCCGACAGCCCGTTTTTGCGAAGTAA
- a CDS encoding carbohydrate-binding protein produces the protein MMKKLWMFGLSLALGVGMSQAARQMEWLNRGLVAVKTGGGVFLSWRVLGTEGSETGFNLYRDGEKIASLSGTQASNYTDAKGTTSSRYSVKAVINGKELASDEAVPVWGEQFLTVNLDRPAGGSDYTYSPNDIAVGDVDGDGEFELVLKWDPSNSKDNSQKGKTGNVIIDCYKMSGKKLWRIDLGVNIRAGAHYTQMLVGDYDGDGKAELAVKTAPGTKDASGKYLSKGAAANAAHTSDYRNSSGYILTGDEYLTVFNGETGLEMATVAYNPGRGTVKNWGDSYGNRVDRFLATNAYLDGKKPSMVFQRGYYTRMALTAYDWDGKSLTQRWYHNSATSGKECYGQGNHNLSAGDVDGDGFDEIMQGNCAIDHDGKFMYRVGYGHGDAIHFGDLDPDNDGLEVWQVHEEKPYGYNLHDARTGKVLFYETSSGDNGRGVAGDVDSNSRGHELWSAANWNTYTAKGKIWKADKRPAYNFRIYWDGDLLDELLDNTTISKWDHAKQQSNTLFQMQGNSCNTTKATPNFSGDILGDWREEVILHDGASKLYIYTTTTPTEHRMYTLAHDPVYRNGMSWQNTAYNQPPHLGFWLHGNKGKFPKPDIVLIGDNTPKAAAIVKQGAGSSSQVIVKGDSIVPFTFAIQHADGANVDGLPAGVTAVWNATTSSLYFSGTPVVEGEFTYTITTKGGNADFGEATRNGKFTILSVVESGPAPLMVRSDIEAAVPTDAKGAFADNHENFRGTGFYDFENSLDSYGIYHLVSPKEYKNATMVLRYAHGKTDTRRIMVKMNEDLVGSLTFKPTADWDTWDSVSVGVSLQKGLNVLYLKSLEEAGAPNVDQIGFDVEGVVLFEDSTQLSAIDTLSAEVAGDSSGTTGLTRGDYTAEDDFAGNIRIAAGIHLNLADGTLIARESGYAQVDFFDMTGHQVARLARNVPAGASDLSREIRALPEGVYMVRVKFNGRTMQNAVQVRVER, from the coding sequence ATGATGAAAAAGTTGTGGATGTTTGGGCTTTCGCTCGCGCTTGGAGTGGGCATGTCGCAGGCGGCTCGCCAGATGGAATGGCTGAACCGCGGGCTTGTGGCGGTTAAGACCGGCGGGGGCGTGTTCCTCAGCTGGCGCGTCCTTGGGACCGAGGGCTCCGAGACGGGCTTTAACCTGTACCGCGATGGCGAGAAAATCGCGAGCCTCAGCGGGACACAGGCGAGCAACTATACCGACGCGAAAGGGACAACCTCGAGCAGGTATTCCGTAAAGGCTGTCATAAACGGCAAGGAACTTGCATCTGACGAAGCCGTACCCGTGTGGGGCGAGCAGTTCTTGACAGTGAACCTGGACAGGCCTGCAGGCGGTAGCGACTACACCTACAGTCCCAACGATATTGCCGTGGGCGATGTGGATGGTGATGGCGAGTTCGAGTTGGTTCTCAAGTGGGATCCGAGCAATTCCAAGGACAATTCCCAGAAGGGAAAGACGGGCAACGTCATCATTGACTGCTACAAGATGAGCGGCAAAAAACTTTGGCGCATCGACCTAGGCGTAAACATCCGTGCGGGGGCGCACTACACGCAGATGCTCGTGGGTGACTACGATGGCGACGGCAAGGCGGAACTTGCCGTAAAGACAGCGCCGGGAACGAAGGATGCCAGCGGAAAGTACCTGAGCAAAGGCGCAGCGGCCAATGCGGCACATACTAGCGATTACCGCAATTCGAGTGGATACATTCTGACCGGTGACGAATACCTCACGGTTTTCAACGGTGAAACGGGACTTGAAATGGCGACCGTCGCCTATAATCCAGGGCGCGGTACGGTAAAGAACTGGGGCGACAGCTACGGGAACCGCGTCGACCGCTTCCTTGCGACAAATGCCTATCTCGATGGCAAGAAACCGAGCATGGTTTTCCAGCGCGGCTATTACACGCGCATGGCGCTCACGGCCTACGACTGGGACGGAAAATCGCTGACGCAGCGCTGGTACCACAATTCGGCGACGAGCGGCAAGGAATGCTACGGGCAGGGGAACCATAACCTTTCGGCGGGTGACGTGGATGGCGACGGATTTGATGAAATCATGCAGGGTAATTGCGCTATCGATCACGATGGCAAGTTCATGTACCGTGTAGGTTACGGTCACGGTGATGCAATCCACTTTGGCGATTTGGACCCCGACAACGACGGCCTCGAGGTTTGGCAGGTCCACGAGGAAAAGCCCTACGGCTACAACTTGCACGACGCACGTACTGGCAAGGTGCTTTTCTACGAAACCAGTTCGGGCGATAACGGGCGCGGTGTCGCGGGCGACGTCGATTCCAACAGCCGTGGACATGAACTCTGGTCTGCTGCAAACTGGAACACCTATACGGCTAAGGGGAAAATCTGGAAGGCCGACAAGCGCCCCGCCTACAACTTCCGTATCTACTGGGATGGTGACCTGCTTGACGAACTTTTGGACAATACGACCATAAGCAAGTGGGACCATGCAAAGCAACAGAGCAATACGCTTTTCCAGATGCAGGGCAACAGCTGCAATACCACCAAGGCGACACCGAATTTCAGCGGTGACATTCTGGGTGACTGGCGCGAGGAAGTCATCTTGCACGATGGAGCCTCCAAGCTTTACATTTACACGACGACCACGCCTACCGAACATCGCATGTACACGCTTGCGCACGACCCGGTTTATCGCAATGGCATGAGCTGGCAGAATACCGCCTACAACCAGCCGCCGCATCTGGGCTTTTGGCTGCATGGCAACAAGGGCAAGTTCCCGAAGCCGGACATCGTGCTGATAGGCGACAACACGCCGAAGGCGGCCGCGATAGTCAAGCAGGGCGCAGGTAGTTCGAGCCAGGTGATTGTGAAGGGTGATTCGATTGTCCCGTTCACCTTCGCGATCCAGCATGCGGATGGGGCGAATGTTGACGGGCTCCCGGCAGGCGTGACGGCCGTGTGGAATGCGACGACATCATCGCTCTATTTTAGCGGGACTCCCGTTGTTGAGGGCGAGTTTACCTATACGATTACGACGAAAGGCGGGAATGCTGACTTTGGCGAAGCGACTCGCAACGGAAAATTCACCATCCTGAGTGTCGTGGAATCGGGACCTGCTCCTCTTATGGTTCGGAGCGATATCGAGGCGGCGGTACCGACCGATGCAAAGGGAGCCTTTGCCGACAACCACGAGAATTTCCGCGGCACGGGATTCTACGATTTCGAAAACAGTCTCGATAGCTACGGCATTTACCACCTGGTTTCGCCGAAGGAATACAAGAATGCAACGATGGTGTTGCGCTACGCCCACGGCAAAACGGATACGCGTCGCATTATGGTGAAGATGAATGAAGACCTGGTCGGTTCGCTGACGTTCAAGCCCACTGCCGATTGGGATACCTGGGATAGCGTCTCGGTGGGTGTTTCGCTCCAGAAGGGGTTGAATGTGCTTTATCTGAAATCGCTGGAAGAGGCGGGTGCACCGAACGTCGACCAGATCGGTTTTGATGTCGAAGGCGTGGTGCTTTTTGAGGATTCGACGCAACTCTCGGCGATAGACACCTTGAGCGCTGAAGTCGCGGGAGATTCTTCGGGAACGACGGGGCTTACCCGTGGCGATTACACCGCAGAAGACGACTTTGCAGGTAACATTCGCATTGCTGCCGGAATACACCTGAATCTTGCAGATGGTACGCTGATTGCCCGCGAATCGGGGTATGCCCAGGTGGATTTCTTTGACATGACTGGCCACCAGGTGGCGCGCCTTGCAAGAAATGTTCCGGCAGGAGCGTCTGACTTGTCCCGCGAAATCAGGGCTCTCCCCGAGGGCGTCTACATGGTCCGTGTCAAGTTCAATGGCCGCACGATGCAGAATGCGGTGCAGGTAAGAGTAGAACGGTAG